A genomic window from Candidatus Bathyarchaeota archaeon includes:
- a CDS encoding geranylgeranylglyceryl/heptaprenylglyceryl phosphate synthase: MIGTVEQYLLNKINKEGAIHLTLIDPEKVTPCSAVRTAKEAESCNTAAIMVGGSTSITDPHLDDVTKALKDSVEIPIILFPGNHNGVTKYADAIWFMSLLNSSDPYFLVGAQILGAPIIKKFGIEPISMGYITVGEGGTVSIVGKATPLPYSKPELAAAHALAAEYFGMHFVYLEAGSGVGNPVPVTLIKAVKTATNLPIIVGGGIRTGKQAKEIVNAGASIIVTGNVLEENKSKNKIQELISNIKTR; encoded by the coding sequence ATGATTGGCACGGTAGAGCAATATCTCTTAAATAAAATTAACAAAGAAGGCGCCATTCATCTTACATTAATTGATCCAGAAAAAGTCACGCCATGCTCTGCAGTTCGGACGGCTAAAGAAGCAGAATCCTGCAACACAGCGGCAATAATGGTAGGCGGATCAACATCAATCACTGACCCTCACTTAGATGATGTTACTAAAGCGTTGAAAGATTCAGTAGAAATACCCATAATTTTGTTCCCTGGTAACCATAACGGAGTAACTAAATATGCAGACGCTATCTGGTTTATGTCTCTTTTAAATTCTTCAGATCCCTATTTCCTTGTTGGTGCTCAAATTTTAGGGGCTCCAATAATCAAAAAATTCGGTATAGAACCCATTTCCATGGGATACATAACTGTAGGTGAAGGCGGAACTGTAAGTATCGTAGGAAAAGCCACACCCCTCCCTTACAGTAAACCTGAACTTGCAGCCGCTCATGCCCTTGCTGCCGAATATTTCGGTATGCATTTTGTGTATCTAGAAGCAGGTTCTGGTGTAGGTAATCCTGTGCCTGTTACTTTGATAAAAGCAGTAAAAACTGCAACCAACCTTCCCATAATTGTGGGTGGTGGAATACGAACAGGTAAACAAGCAAAAGAAATCGTCAATGCAGGTGCCAGCATTATAGTAACTGGCAATGTTTTAGAAGAAAACAAAAGCAAAAACAAGATTCAAGAATTGATAAGTAACATCAAAACCAGATAA
- a CDS encoding ATP-binding protein: MIEFEPVGFVREVKGDTVSFFLNQGITLSFGQIVRINSENRNFYARIVDAGSSSTLKTNEQLREAEGKESFGPYSSYRHVDAVLLLENNSGRIRSPTFNPNYMDHVYTINEQDYLILQLSGDLEIGRLRSGEEVLGVVGINAKAIPKMMGMFGMTGSGKTNTELILNARIIDDPTTVGLIFDFAGQLLSGKDFGEESGLGDHPLFHSRVSYYSARDGKLSIGLRSLTPGRLWTLFPDIGRPQIRIARRLYESLGKCWIEESLEAYRQEGHSGVGRIINHQQKVVIIALMSRLSDLPPHLFPVSDYNFIEDVVQNISKGVTCLVDISGLTSEEQRNVTCLTATFVAQHYKRLWENNFEDWKKLPTLLITLEEAHEFLDPEIRKTIFSDIALTYRKYRVGLNAVTPRPSKINRDVFAELWTKVIMKTELKRDRDYLTQNTPYMEYSDTEIKMLDIGEALIISEPQIRFAVPVKVIHYPTYLRQKGTADYNLPDSKTLSEMNENLKRLKAAGVSLTGKAETKTD; this comes from the coding sequence TTGATAGAATTTGAACCCGTAGGCTTTGTTCGAGAAGTAAAAGGCGACACGGTTTCTTTTTTCCTGAATCAAGGAATAACACTTTCCTTTGGCCAAATCGTACGAATAAACTCTGAAAACCGAAATTTTTATGCTCGAATAGTTGATGCTGGAAGCTCTTCTACCCTGAAAACAAATGAACAACTTCGAGAAGCAGAAGGCAAAGAATCTTTTGGACCCTACTCCAGCTATAGACATGTTGACGCTGTTTTGTTACTAGAAAATAATTCTGGCAGAATAAGATCTCCGACTTTTAACCCAAACTATATGGATCATGTTTACACAATTAATGAGCAAGACTATTTAATTTTGCAGCTTTCTGGAGATCTAGAGATAGGAAGATTGCGTTCTGGCGAAGAAGTGCTGGGTGTAGTGGGAATAAACGCTAAAGCAATTCCTAAAATGATGGGCATGTTTGGGATGACCGGCTCTGGAAAAACTAACACCGAACTTATTTTGAACGCTCGAATAATTGATGACCCAACAACAGTTGGCCTAATTTTTGATTTTGCCGGTCAACTCCTTTCTGGCAAAGACTTCGGAGAAGAAAGCGGTCTCGGGGACCATCCCCTCTTTCATAGCAGGGTTAGTTACTATTCTGCCCGAGATGGCAAATTGTCCATTGGTTTGCGCAGCCTTACTCCTGGGCGGTTGTGGACTTTGTTCCCCGATATTGGTCGACCACAAATCAGGATTGCCCGACGATTGTATGAGAGTTTAGGCAAATGCTGGATTGAAGAATCCCTTGAAGCATACCGCCAAGAAGGTCACTCTGGGGTTGGACGTATTATTAACCACCAACAAAAGGTTGTGATTATTGCTCTGATGAGCCGTCTTTCTGATTTGCCGCCACACTTGTTTCCAGTTTCAGATTACAACTTCATAGAAGATGTTGTACAAAACATAAGCAAAGGCGTTACTTGTCTTGTTGACATTTCCGGTTTGACCTCCGAAGAACAACGCAATGTTACTTGTCTTACTGCGACATTTGTTGCCCAACATTACAAACGTTTGTGGGAAAACAATTTTGAAGATTGGAAAAAACTTCCAACTTTGTTGATAACTTTGGAGGAAGCTCACGAGTTTTTGGACCCAGAAATACGAAAAACAATCTTTTCAGACATCGCCCTTACTTACCGCAAATACCGGGTTGGTTTAAACGCAGTAACGCCTAGACCCTCAAAAATTAATCGTGACGTGTTTGCAGAGTTGTGGACCAAAGTTATCATGAAAACTGAGCTTAAACGGGACCGAGACTATCTTACCCAAAACACTCCTTACATGGAATACAGTGACACTGAGATCAAGATGCTTGACATCGGGGAAGCCTTGATTATTTCAGAGCCACAGATTCGCTTTGCTGTTCCAGTTAAAGTGATTCATTATCCGACTTACCTTAGACAAAAAGGAACTGCAGACTATAATTTGCCCGATTCAAAGACCCTTTCTGAAATGAATGAAAACCTAAAGCGGCTCAAAGCCGCTGGAGTGTCCCTCACTGGTAAAGCGGAAACTAAGACGGATTAA
- a CDS encoding DNA-directed DNA polymerase II small subunit: MSESNKLQQAVSFTISSGFQLDKEAFEFLDNIAKTEDPLYLMEEVIKKIRNSSQKPLFIDRSYLEDIKLEPCIGKRDLVEPDSGSISIQSRKTVRAYAKDVDEDVKVLLDPTKSSCTTGTIKEYMQYFQDRFERLKKVLRKRMDVKNAVPISVALKAPMKSKVNIIGMVTEKIEVKDKLFVRMEDLEANATVLVSPNLEKEIIEKARSLILDQVVCVNAVKGNNDLIIAKDFILPEMPQKTPHRADIPVYAALLSDIHVGSNKFMEKEFNQFLLWLKGEKGNDKLREFAGHIKYLVIAGDIVDGIGIYPDQLDELTISDIYEQYSHAAKLLEQVPDYIKIFVIPGNHDASRKALPQPALPKDYIEPLQEAREIYSLGNPSTISLHGVEVLAFHGRSLDDIAAFAPNVSFDTPDKSMKLLLKARHLAPIYGERTPIAPEKRDFMVIERPPDIFHAGHVHILKCNRYRGTLIVNSGAWQEQTDFQQKMGLVPTPGIVPIVNLQKSTISTIDFTEPW, translated from the coding sequence ATGAGTGAATCTAACAAGCTACAGCAAGCTGTTTCGTTCACGATATCTTCAGGATTCCAGTTAGATAAAGAGGCTTTCGAATTCTTAGATAATATTGCAAAAACAGAAGATCCCCTTTATCTCATGGAAGAAGTTATCAAAAAAATCAGAAATTCATCACAAAAACCTCTGTTTATCGATCGAAGTTATCTAGAAGACATTAAATTAGAACCGTGTATTGGAAAAAGGGATTTAGTTGAACCTGATTCAGGTTCAATTAGTATTCAATCAAGAAAAACCGTTAGAGCATACGCCAAAGATGTGGATGAAGATGTTAAAGTTTTACTGGACCCAACCAAAAGCAGCTGTACCACAGGAACAATCAAAGAATACATGCAATATTTTCAGGACCGTTTCGAACGGTTAAAAAAAGTTCTGAGAAAAAGAATGGATGTGAAGAATGCTGTTCCTATTTCTGTTGCTTTAAAGGCGCCAATGAAGTCAAAAGTTAACATTATTGGAATGGTTACAGAAAAAATTGAAGTAAAGGATAAGCTCTTCGTGAGAATGGAGGACCTAGAAGCAAATGCCACGGTTCTTGTGTCCCCTAATTTGGAAAAAGAAATTATTGAAAAAGCAAGATCCCTGATTCTAGATCAAGTAGTTTGTGTAAATGCCGTAAAAGGAAACAATGACTTAATTATTGCCAAAGATTTCATTTTGCCAGAAATGCCACAAAAAACTCCTCATAGAGCAGATATTCCAGTTTATGCGGCGTTATTGTCAGATATTCATGTTGGAAGTAACAAGTTTATGGAAAAAGAGTTTAATCAATTTTTGCTTTGGTTAAAAGGAGAAAAAGGCAATGATAAACTACGGGAATTTGCAGGTCATATTAAGTATTTGGTTATTGCAGGAGATATTGTAGATGGAATTGGCATATATCCAGACCAGCTAGACGAGTTAACTATTTCAGATATTTATGAACAATACAGTCATGCAGCCAAACTTTTGGAGCAGGTTCCTGATTACATAAAAATTTTTGTTATTCCAGGAAACCATGATGCCTCCAGAAAAGCATTACCACAACCTGCGTTACCTAAAGATTACATCGAACCCCTGCAGGAAGCTCGAGAAATTTATTCCCTTGGGAATCCTTCAACAATAAGCCTTCATGGAGTAGAGGTGCTTGCATTTCACGGAAGAAGTTTAGATGATATTGCGGCTTTTGCTCCAAACGTCAGTTTTGACACCCCAGACAAATCAATGAAACTGTTACTTAAAGCTAGACATCTCGCGCCAATTTACGGAGAAAGAACCCCAATAGCTCCAGAAAAAAGGGATTTCATGGTTATCGAAAGACCCCCAGACATCTTTCATGCTGGACATGTTCACATTCTCAAATGCAATAGATATCGAGGAACTTTAATTGTAAACTCAGGTGCATGGCAAGAACAAACAGATTTTCAACAAAAAATGGGGCTTGTTCCAACTCCAGGAATAGTTCCAATAGTAAACTTGCAAAAATCTACTATTTCAACAATAGATTTTACTGAACCCTGGTAA
- a CDS encoding DNA double-strand break repair nuclease NurA, with protein MSKIQKNLTELKTKLKLYVDKGRQIGFSDVKPQPLIISKPDIAKIKPLQKIKNCNSRFFAVDCSTRTLKRAHNWGIYLMRVAYASVENRKVTWDYEESIVCAVGDRRYRSNFLIDNRLQIESEMALKLIHEEATPGSSGEDTLRELGAGDYILLDGASFFGGKRGFHTSLYEEALRKKINLLAISKQSPMLCDEKGRDFMASTSVLTPYSLWVYHPVKEANMEKHLYGDVSLVKLCEDSKHIFRCDIMDSTSQNVTELLSPLTSLSEDPRCLGYPVTLWLAHEFSGASASKLLQYYDLIEKELETAGILETLRVEELSCSFADKIHGITNLFEGDESFDRI; from the coding sequence ATGAGTAAAATTCAGAAAAATTTGACTGAACTAAAAACTAAGCTTAAATTGTATGTTGACAAAGGTCGACAAATAGGTTTTAGTGATGTTAAACCTCAACCTTTGATTATTTCTAAACCTGACATAGCCAAAATTAAACCCTTACAAAAAATTAAAAACTGTAATTCCCGATTTTTTGCTGTGGATTGTTCCACTCGAACATTAAAACGAGCCCACAACTGGGGAATTTACCTGATGCGAGTCGCTTACGCTTCGGTAGAAAACCGTAAAGTAACATGGGATTATGAAGAAAGCATCGTTTGTGCAGTGGGAGACCGCCGTTACCGTTCAAACTTTTTGATTGATAATCGACTCCAAATTGAAAGCGAAATGGCCTTAAAACTTATTCACGAAGAGGCTACTCCGGGAAGCTCTGGTGAGGATACTCTTCGCGAGTTAGGTGCAGGGGATTATATTCTGTTGGATGGAGCCAGTTTTTTTGGAGGAAAACGAGGTTTCCACACTTCCCTTTACGAAGAGGCTCTTCGTAAAAAGATTAATCTTCTTGCCATAAGTAAACAGTCTCCTATGCTATGTGACGAAAAAGGACGCGATTTTATGGCTTCAACAAGTGTGCTTACCCCTTATTCCCTTTGGGTATACCATCCAGTCAAAGAGGCAAACATGGAAAAACACCTTTATGGGGACGTTTCCCTTGTGAAGCTATGTGAAGATAGTAAACACATATTTCGTTGCGACATAATGGATTCAACATCTCAAAACGTAACTGAACTGCTCTCTCCATTAACTTCCCTTTCTGAAGACCCAAGGTGTTTAGGATACCCTGTTACCCTTTGGCTTGCCCACGAATTCTCTGGAGCATCAGCCTCTAAACTTTTACAATATTATGATTTAATCGAAAAAGAGTTAGAGACTGCTGGCATCTTAGAGACTCTTCGTGTAGAAGAATTATCCTGTAGTTTTGCTGACAAAATTCATGGAATAACAAACCTATTTGAAGGAGATGAAAGCTTTGATAGAATTTGA
- a CDS encoding ORC1-type DNA replication protein produces the protein MDTLEDVFDRFLSNTNIFNDREVLRHDYIPDKLPHRDTQIQCLGGIVAPVLRSSPCSNVFIYGKTGTGKTAVTKFVLNKLAFKAQQLKRPIEVCYVNCRLAGTEYRVLSSLCDALDVKVPFTGIAVGEVFDRFKKGLDKQRKIFIVVLDEIDALIKTRGDTLLYELTRVNETLRHGRTSIIGISNDLRFKEFLDPRVLSSLSEEEIVFRPYDAAELQDILWRRAKIAFSDGALTDSAVALCAALAAAEHGDARRALDLLRVAGELSEREGTDSVTEKHVREAEKRVEHDRIVEALENLPVHSKLVLCSVYLLGKTKMSYTITGDIYEIYSELCDQYGLSPLTQRRVSGLISELDMIGLLNARVVSMGRHGRTKKIRLGIGRTLVRNVFMNNDRFHDLLSYVPTCFGAH, from the coding sequence ATTGATACTCTTGAAGACGTTTTCGACCGTTTTCTGAGTAATACCAACATTTTTAACGACCGAGAAGTATTACGTCATGATTATATCCCAGATAAACTCCCCCATCGTGATACACAAATCCAATGCTTAGGTGGTATCGTAGCCCCTGTATTACGCAGTTCTCCCTGTTCTAATGTGTTTATTTATGGAAAAACTGGAACAGGAAAAACAGCGGTAACAAAATTTGTTTTAAATAAACTCGCTTTTAAAGCACAACAACTAAAAAGACCTATTGAAGTCTGCTACGTTAATTGCCGTTTAGCAGGCACGGAATATCGAGTTCTTTCAAGCCTCTGTGACGCTTTAGATGTCAAAGTTCCTTTTACTGGGATTGCTGTTGGAGAAGTGTTTGATCGCTTCAAAAAAGGGCTCGATAAGCAACGAAAAATTTTCATTGTGGTCCTTGACGAAATTGACGCCCTGATTAAAACCCGTGGCGATACCCTTCTTTATGAATTAACTCGTGTTAATGAGACTCTTCGTCATGGTCGAACATCAATAATTGGAATTTCAAACGACTTACGCTTCAAAGAATTTTTGGATCCCCGTGTATTAAGCTCATTAAGTGAAGAAGAAATCGTTTTCCGACCTTATGATGCAGCTGAACTTCAAGACATTCTATGGAGACGGGCAAAAATCGCTTTTTCTGATGGTGCCCTGACCGATAGTGCCGTGGCCTTGTGTGCTGCATTAGCTGCAGCAGAACATGGGGACGCTCGTAGAGCCCTGGATCTTTTGCGGGTTGCTGGGGAATTATCAGAACGAGAAGGCACAGATTCAGTTACTGAAAAACATGTCCGAGAAGCAGAAAAACGTGTAGAACACGACCGCATCGTGGAGGCTTTAGAAAATCTTCCTGTGCATTCAAAGTTAGTATTGTGTAGTGTATATTTGTTGGGTAAAACTAAAATGAGTTACACAATTACTGGAGATATTTATGAAATATATTCTGAACTATGTGACCAATATGGGCTTTCACCTCTTACTCAAAGACGTGTAAGTGGATTAATCAGTGAATTGGACATGATTGGTCTGTTAAATGCTCGTGTCGTTAGTATGGGTCGACATGGGCGCACAAAAAAAATCCGTTTGGGGATTGGTCGCACTCTTGTAAGAAATGTATTCATGAATAATGACAGATTTCATGATCTGTTAAGTTATGTTCCAACCTGTTTCGGAGCCCACTAA
- a CDS encoding MarR family transcriptional regulator, with translation MISDVFLILTSILLFGTISVLFLYYKRIITLRHEYHNAKGIVSDIVVSIDNQLMRQKEGVLYVANKIEKVAVENQEVAKKVEEYEEKLIKISNRITDFPSDFEEKFSGQINEIRNEFEGIKETQEKVFEKLVEIEKIKYERHAPDIKIKAAIPIKKEKALEPLTETELIVLETIGKEGEKTAPEIQKMISLTREHTARLMKKLYKDGYLERDTHRMPYVYRLKEEMEKILKRREINPS, from the coding sequence ATGATTTCAGATGTTTTTCTAATATTGACGTCTATTTTGTTGTTTGGGACGATTTCGGTGTTATTTCTGTATTACAAGCGCATAATAACCCTTCGACATGAGTATCATAACGCCAAAGGAATAGTAAGTGACATTGTGGTAAGCATAGATAATCAACTTATGAGGCAAAAAGAGGGCGTACTTTATGTGGCCAATAAAATCGAAAAGGTTGCAGTAGAAAATCAAGAAGTTGCAAAAAAAGTAGAAGAATATGAAGAAAAATTAATTAAAATCAGTAATCGGATAACTGATTTCCCTTCAGATTTTGAAGAAAAATTCTCAGGTCAAATTAACGAGATACGAAACGAATTTGAAGGAATAAAGGAAACTCAAGAAAAAGTTTTTGAAAAGCTTGTTGAAATTGAAAAAATCAAATATGAAAGACATGCACCAGATATAAAAATCAAAGCAGCGATTCCAATAAAAAAAGAGAAAGCCCTGGAGCCGTTGACGGAAACAGAATTGATAGTTCTTGAAACAATAGGTAAAGAAGGCGAAAAAACTGCTCCAGAAATACAAAAAATGATTAGTCTGACGCGGGAGCATACTGCAAGGCTAATGAAAAAACTTTACAAAGATGGCTACCTAGAAAGAGACACCCATAGAATGCCGTACGTTTATAGACTAAAAGAAGAAATGGAAAAAATTCTCAAAAGAAGGGAAATTAATCCGTCTTAG